One Clostridium sp. CM027 genomic window carries:
- a CDS encoding RNA polymerase sigma factor — translation MEIEKKLISRCKNYDKSSFMELFKIYERYLYSICYSYTQNEQDSLDIVQEIYIKIFKNISSFDETMPFRPWLRRISVNTCINFKRNIKTNVISLNYEYANKLCLEDTIVSDYNLEEEVEKKEFKKIIEAGLKNLSDNYRMVIALRYFDDLSYLEISELLNKPLGTIKTDLYRAKAILKKQLESEMEA, via the coding sequence GTGGAGATTGAAAAAAAATTAATATCGAGATGCAAAAACTATGACAAATCCTCCTTTATGGAACTTTTTAAGATTTACGAGCGGTATTTGTATAGCATTTGCTATAGTTACACTCAAAATGAACAGGATTCTCTTGATATTGTACAAGAAATTTATATAAAGATTTTTAAAAATATATCAAGTTTTGATGAGACAATGCCTTTTCGCCCCTGGTTACGAAGGATTTCAGTAAATACTTGTATTAACTTTAAAAGAAATATTAAAACCAACGTCATTTCATTAAATTATGAATATGCTAATAAACTTTGTTTAGAAGATACTATTGTTTCTGACTACAATTTAGAAGAGGAAGTTGAGAAAAAGGAGTTTAAAAAGATTATTGAGGCTGGACTTAAGAACTTATCTGATAATTATAGAATGGTAATTGCATTAAGATATTTTGATGATCTGAGTTACTTGGAAATTTCAGAATTGTTAAATAAACCACTTGGAACAATTAAAACGGACTTGTATAGGGCTAAAGCGATATTAAAGAAACAACTAGAAAGTGAGATGGAGGCGTAA
- a CDS encoding zf-HC2 domain-containing protein: MCCKFDKELLYAFDDKTIEPLEKIFIEEHIKYCTDCQKDLKLITIINENIKDELSHIEFPDKLSIISQLVAENCISEMDNISIRMKVHNIIVTYKGIHNVITESSEAYKNNPYNNFISNRIDATFNYIKTPVKHMIKNKINEMSIVKKLKLKVG; encoded by the coding sequence ATGTGCTGTAAATTTGATAAGGAACTGTTATATGCTTTTGATGATAAGACAATTGAACCATTGGAGAAAATATTCATTGAAGAGCACATAAAATACTGTACTGACTGTCAAAAAGACCTAAAGCTAATAACTATTATTAATGAAAATATTAAAGATGAGCTAAGTCATATTGAATTTCCTGATAAACTAAGCATAATTTCACAACTTGTTGCAGAAAACTGCATATCGGAAATGGACAATATTAGCATTAGGATGAAGGTTCACAATATTATTGTGACATACAAGGGCATACATAACGTTATAACAGAATCAAGCGAAGCATATAAAAATAATCCATATAATAATTTCATAAGTAATAGAATTGATGCTACTTTTAACTATATTAAAACGCCTGTAAAACATATGATTAAAAACAAGATAAATGAAATGAGTATAGTAAAAAAATTAAAATTAAAAGTAGGTTAG
- a CDS encoding DUF2953 domain-containing protein, producing MFVLFSIIKILLYLLITILGLILLFIIIPFEYEFNTKIDEKIRTDVNLSFFKNFLKMMVAYEDKETLFLIKVMGLCIIRKKIKMSNRKKENEKVKLKKKKKKNVDFNIKDYIQGAFINDLINYFKDIINITKPKKIKLNGVYGFEDPSLTGIACGIVPLVSSFIPTSDINLQPVFDDEIIDIYCEIHGRISLLVATIKTLKFILKKNNRGKIFKNFRKSETY from the coding sequence TTGTTTGTTTTATTTTCAATAATAAAAATACTACTTTATTTATTAATCACTATATTGGGCTTGATTTTATTGTTTATAATAATACCATTTGAATATGAATTCAATACAAAAATTGATGAAAAAATTAGGACAGATGTAAATCTATCATTTTTTAAAAATTTTTTAAAGATGATGGTGGCATATGAGGATAAAGAAACATTATTTTTAATAAAGGTGATGGGATTATGCATTATTAGAAAAAAAATTAAAATGTCTAATAGAAAAAAAGAAAATGAAAAGGTAAAACTAAAAAAGAAAAAGAAGAAAAATGTTGATTTTAATATAAAGGATTATATCCAAGGGGCATTCATAAATGATTTAATTAATTACTTTAAAGATATAATAAATATTACTAAACCAAAAAAAATCAAACTCAATGGCGTTTATGGATTTGAAGATCCTTCATTAACGGGTATAGCTTGTGGAATTGTCCCTTTAGTATCAAGTTTTATTCCTACAAGCGATATTAATTTGCAACCAGTGTTTGATGATGAAATAATTGATATTTATTGTGAAATTCATGGCAGAATTTCTTTATTGGTAGCTACAATAAAAACACTTAAATTCATTCTTAAGAAAAATAATAGAGGAAAAATATTTAAAAACTTTAGAAAATCTGAAACTTATTAA
- a CDS encoding GerW family sporulation protein — translation MINITENTEALFSNLEKFLKTETVVGEAIIIGETTLIPLITVSFGCGTGGGTGNSTKDGEGSGGGLGAGARITPTAILVIKNGEVTMLPIKGKCNLESLIEMVPEIVSKVSSKMGCSKNKKEGSEEDTKTEKE, via the coding sequence ATGATAAATATTACAGAAAATACCGAAGCATTATTCTCAAACCTTGAAAAATTTTTAAAAACAGAAACAGTAGTGGGGGAGGCAATAATTATAGGGGAAACAACACTCATACCACTTATTACAGTTTCATTCGGATGTGGAACTGGCGGTGGCACAGGCAACTCTACTAAGGATGGTGAGGGTTCTGGAGGCGGACTTGGAGCAGGAGCTAGAATAACCCCAACTGCTATTTTAGTTATAAAAAATGGAGAAGTAACAATGCTTCCTATAAAGGGTAAATGTAATCTTGAAAGTCTTATTGAAATGGTACCAGAAATAGTATCTAAAGTAAGCTCAAAAATGGGATGTAGTAAGAACAAAAAAGAAGGGTCTGAAGAAGATACTAAAACGGAAAAAGAGTAA
- a CDS encoding reverse transcriptase domain-containing protein, giving the protein MKQRFEDFKNGNIDLRNLSPLVYSEENVMLAVRQLSKGKGRMTKGPDGSNYDTIAKTNFIELGMIVKDRLLNKKMDYVKRIYIPKGDGKKRPIGICTIWDKLVEKCIQLVLDPYCETKFVPSSFGFREQVSTHNAIAKVKNQTNVMPYVLSVDMKDYFGTIDPNIMYRELWHMGIHDQVILNYIYRFIKKGYLEAGCKIYDPKGSAQGSIIGPLLSNVYLHRFDVWLRDQGDDWHDKSVNKFHNIDNRRSNMRRTNLKIGIHVRYADDILVLCKSKSDAEKFKYSVTKYLTKNMKLIINEDKTKIYDLKKEKMKYLGYNFKLYQKRSRIRNGKELMVINSLPKDKGNLIVEECCKRLNDIKKIPSYENIMAWNVYIIGLHNYYKGMNEFNKCFGKLGWRIYKRFYNTMEGRIKFITEQKIKNNFRKGTYKSWGKTGYYMLYDIPIVHIEWANWEYKLVSAIKGKICRINPYDYGEKKNHKPGVSLNDIKYLVESAKLSRQASRFSQFRISKYSSLHGLSHISGEVVPVEDYHCHHIVPCNKGGKDDYNNLCILSKEQHIILHSNNRAKLYDVVGKKYHKRVEELISLL; this is encoded by the coding sequence ATGAAACAGAGATTTGAAGATTTTAAAAATGGAAATATAGATTTGCGTAATTTAAGTCCTTTAGTTTATTCCGAAGAGAATGTTATGCTAGCAGTACGTCAACTTAGCAAGGGTAAAGGAAGAATGACAAAAGGACCAGATGGTTCTAATTATGATACCATAGCAAAAACGAATTTTATTGAGTTAGGTATGATAGTAAAAGACCGTTTACTTAATAAAAAGATGGATTATGTTAAACGTATTTATATTCCTAAAGGTGATGGTAAGAAACGACCTATTGGCATATGCACAATCTGGGATAAGCTTGTTGAGAAGTGTATTCAGCTAGTATTAGACCCGTACTGTGAAACTAAGTTTGTTCCTAGTTCCTTTGGATTTAGGGAGCAAGTATCAACACATAATGCAATAGCAAAAGTTAAAAACCAAACTAATGTTATGCCATATGTCTTATCTGTAGACATGAAGGATTATTTTGGAACTATAGACCCTAATATTATGTATAGGGAACTATGGCATATGGGAATACATGACCAAGTAATATTAAACTATATTTATCGTTTTATTAAGAAAGGTTACCTAGAAGCAGGGTGCAAAATCTATGACCCGAAGGGTTCTGCACAAGGTAGTATTATAGGACCATTATTATCAAATGTGTACCTTCATCGTTTTGATGTATGGTTGCGAGATCAGGGTGATGATTGGCATGATAAAAGTGTTAATAAGTTTCATAATATAGACAATAGACGTTCAAATATGAGAAGAACTAATTTGAAAATTGGTATCCATGTAAGGTACGCTGATGACATTTTAGTTTTATGTAAGAGTAAGAGTGATGCTGAAAAGTTTAAATATAGTGTAACGAAATATCTTACAAAAAATATGAAACTTATTATTAATGAAGATAAAACTAAAATTTATGATTTAAAGAAAGAAAAGATGAAATATCTGGGCTATAATTTTAAGCTTTATCAAAAACGTAGTAGAATAAGAAATGGTAAGGAGCTAATGGTAATTAACAGCTTACCAAAGGATAAGGGGAATTTAATAGTAGAAGAATGTTGTAAAAGACTTAATGATATTAAAAAAATACCTAGTTATGAGAACATCATGGCTTGGAATGTATATATTATAGGATTACATAATTACTATAAAGGTATGAATGAGTTTAATAAATGTTTTGGAAAGTTAGGATGGCGAATTTACAAAAGGTTTTATAATACAATGGAAGGTCGAATTAAGTTTATAACAGAACAAAAAATCAAGAATAATTTTAGAAAGGGTACATATAAAAGTTGGGGTAAAACAGGATACTACATGTTGTATGATATACCAATTGTTCATATAGAATGGGCTAATTGGGAATATAAATTAGTGAGTGCAATAAAAGGTAAAATATGTAGAATCAATCCGTACGATTATGGTGAAAAGAAAAACCATAAGCCTGGTGTATCTCTTAATGATATTAAGTACCTTGTAGAGAGTGCTAAATTATCTCGTCAGGCAAGTAGATTTAGTCAATTTAGAATTAGTAAATATAGTTCGTTACATGGATTGAGTCATATCTCTGGGGAAGTAGTTCCAGTAGAAGATTATCATTGCCATCATATAGTGCCTTGTAATAAGGGTGGTAAAGACGATTATAATAATCTATGCATACTAAGTAAGGAGCAACATATCATACTACATAGTAATAATAGAGCAAAATTATATGATGTGGTTGGAAAGAAGTATCATAAAAGGGTCGAAGAATTGATAAGTTTGCTATAA
- a CDS encoding DMT family transporter, whose translation MLNLRYKGYAMAIVGAILWGISGTVAQKLFQNEGFQPGWLVTVRMITSGVLLLLFASIKTNGQHKVWSVWKDSSKRLHLIIFGIIGMLGVQYTYFMSIKSGNAATATLLQYLAPIFIVAYLAIRLKKVPSPKEFISVGLAILGTFLLVTNGTVDRLTISLPAIAWGVGSAIALAFYTLYPHSLLKEWGAVIVVGWGMLIGGVGLSFINPPWNIQGQNWSLLSSLFVGFVVLFGTLIAFYLYIASLQYIAPTEASLLASAEPLSATLASIFWLHVPFGLFEVIGGMCIISTVAILTLGSNTNKKPL comes from the coding sequence ATGCTGAATTTACGCTACAAAGGATATGCAATGGCTATAGTCGGTGCGATTTTGTGGGGGATTTCTGGTACTGTTGCACAGAAACTTTTTCAAAACGAAGGATTTCAACCTGGCTGGCTAGTAACAGTAAGAATGATAACATCAGGTGTACTATTGCTCTTATTCGCAAGTATTAAAACTAATGGACAACATAAGGTTTGGTCTGTATGGAAAGACTCTTCTAAACGATTACATTTGATTATATTCGGGATAATTGGGATGCTCGGAGTACAATATACTTATTTTATGTCCATCAAATCAGGTAACGCTGCGACAGCCACTTTGTTGCAATATTTAGCTCCGATATTTATAGTAGCATATTTGGCAATACGATTAAAAAAAGTCCCAAGCCCAAAAGAATTTATTTCAGTTGGTTTAGCTATTTTGGGAACATTTCTTCTTGTGACTAACGGCACGGTTGATAGGCTTACTATTTCGTTACCTGCCATCGCTTGGGGAGTTGGGTCAGCAATTGCCCTTGCCTTTTATACATTATATCCACATAGTTTGCTTAAGGAGTGGGGGGCTGTGATTGTTGTAGGTTGGGGTATGCTTATAGGCGGAGTTGGGCTGAGTTTCATAAACCCGCCATGGAATATACAAGGTCAAAATTGGTCTTTGCTTTCTAGTTTATTTGTTGGATTTGTGGTTTTATTCGGTACACTAATTGCCTTTTATTTGTACATAGCTAGTTTACAATATATTGCACCTACTGAAGCTAGCTTATTGGCAAGTGCAGAACCTTTATCCGCTACACTTGCTTCTATATTTTGGTTACATGTTCCTTTTGGATTGTTTGAAGTAATCGGAGGAATGTGTATTATATCTACAGTAGCAATTTTAACTTTAGGGTCTAACACTAATAAAAAACCCTTATAA
- a CDS encoding GNAT family N-acetyltransferase translates to MIREAVENDLIDILEICNDAILNTTAVYDYKVHTIDDRKQWYEKKKKEGYPILVVEENNKVIGFATFGPFRAWPAYKYTIEHSIYVNGNCRNKGIGTLLAKELIRFSNERGFATMVAAIDESNEKSIKLHEKLGFEYSGKINKAGFKFGKWLNLVFYQLELKGPENPIDG, encoded by the coding sequence ATGATAAGAGAAGCAGTAGAAAATGATTTGATTGATATTTTAGAAATTTGTAATGATGCAATATTAAATACAACAGCTGTCTATGATTATAAAGTTCACACAATTGATGACAGAAAACAATGGTATGAAAAAAAGAAGAAAGAGGGGTATCCAATATTAGTAGTTGAAGAAAATAATAAGGTTATCGGATTTGCTACATTTGGGCCATTCAGAGCATGGCCTGCATATAAATATACTATTGAACACTCTATTTATGTTAATGGTAACTGTAGAAACAAAGGCATAGGAACACTACTAGCTAAAGAACTAATAAGATTTTCCAATGAAAGAGGATTTGCAACCATGGTGGCGGCAATTGATGAATCAAATGAAAAAAGTATCAAATTGCACGAAAAATTGGGGTTCGAGTATTCAGGTAAGATAAATAAAGCTGGATTTAAATTTGGGAAGTGGCTCAATCTTGTTTTTTATCAATTAGAGCTTAAAGGCCCTGAAAACCCAATAGATGGTTAG